The proteins below come from a single Terriglobales bacterium genomic window:
- a CDS encoding twin-arginine translocation signal domain-containing protein has translation MEATRRDFLKVTALGGTGLLIFGFDLTPAYAQLRELKIARATETRSTCPYCSVSCGVLIYTIGDKAKNVTPQVIHVEGDPDHPINRGTLCPKGASLEQDILNERRLMKPQVRRPGSDHWEDIAWDQAIDEIAHWVKKTRDATFIEKDAAGHTVNRCESIAWIGGCTDTNEFNYLAGKAMRSLGVCYLETQARV, from the coding sequence ATGGAAGCCACTCGTCGAGATTTTCTGAAAGTCACCGCCCTCGGAGGCACCGGGCTCCTCATATTTGGGTTTGATCTGACGCCCGCCTACGCCCAGCTTCGCGAACTCAAAATTGCCCGCGCAACTGAAACGCGCTCCACCTGTCCTTATTGTTCGGTGAGCTGCGGCGTGCTCATTTATACGATTGGCGATAAGGCCAAGAACGTGACGCCGCAGGTGATCCACGTCGAGGGCGATCCCGATCATCCTATTAATCGTGGAACCTTGTGTCCCAAGGGGGCCTCGCTCGAGCAGGATATCCTCAACGAGCGCCGGCTTATGAAGCCGCAAGTCCGGCGGCCGGGTTCGGACCACTGGGAAGACATTGCCTGGGACCAGGCGATTGATGAGATCGCGCATTGGGTGAAGAAGACGCGCGACGCGACCTTTATCGAAAAGGACGCGGCCGGCCATACCGTCAACCGCTGCGAGAGCATTGCCTGGATTGGCGGTTGCACTGACACCAACGAATTCAACTATCTTGCCGGAAAAGCTATGCGCAGCCTGGGGGTCTGCTACCTGGAAACCCAGGCCCGTGTTTGA
- the acnA gene encoding aconitate hydratase AcnA, which translates to MNSFNSKATLRTGGKEYEIYRLDALDKAGITTARLPYSLRVLLENLLRTENGRSVTADDIKSLAHWDPAAVPSKEIAFTPARVLMQDFTGVPAVVDLAAMRDAMKELGGDPGLINPLLPAELVIDHSVQVDEFGSKQAFSVNAALEFQRNRERYAFLRWGQSAFRNLAIVPPDMGIVHQINLEYLARVVFVNTEKGKAAAYPDTLVGTDSHTTMINGLGVLGWGVGGIEAEAAMLGQPVSMLIPQVVGFRLSGALHEGATATDLVLTVTELLRKTGVVGKFVEFFGPGLSTLPLADRATIGNMSPEYGATCGIFPVDEETLRYLRMTGRSEEQIGLVEAYCKEQGLFHTRQSAEPVYSQVVELDLATVEPSIAGPKRPQDRVPLSQARKSFHDALPSLRKPGSNNNGVRRLESEGGGGTAVGSEDVRHAQKSAVAEMEELSHGSVVIAAITSCTNTSNPSVMVAAGLLAKKAVERGLKTPPWVKTSLAPGSRVVTDYFRKAGLEKYLDELRFNTVGYGCTTCIGNSGPLPAEITQQIAEHDLVVASVLSGNRNFEGRIQSEVRANYLMSPPLVVAYALAGHIEKDLVTEPLGTGKDGKPVYLKEIWPTQKEVAETVLGCIDSEMFRKNYAEIFAGDDLWKSMKVPGGETFAWDPKSTYIKRAPYFDNMPKTPGAVQDIRKARVLAKLGDSVTTDHISPAGSIKPASTAGKYLIEHGVSVGDFNSYGSRRGNHEVMVRGTFANTRLRNLVAPGTEGGVTRHLPDGKPMSIFEASELYKQEGVPLVILAGKEYGSGSSRDWAGKGPSLLGVKAVIAESYERIHRSNLVGMGVLPLQFLSKENADSLGLSGEEVFEISGIASLLNGEFKSGEKVKVSAVQTGGKTVDFQALVRIDTPQEALYYRHGGILQYVLRQLLNKQS; encoded by the coding sequence ATGAACAGCTTTAACAGCAAGGCTACTTTGCGCACGGGCGGCAAAGAATATGAAATCTACCGGCTGGATGCGCTCGATAAGGCCGGCATCACGACTGCGCGCCTGCCCTACTCGCTGCGCGTGCTCTTGGAAAACCTGTTGCGTACCGAGAACGGGCGCTCGGTGACCGCCGACGATATCAAGTCGCTGGCCCATTGGGACCCGGCTGCTGTTCCCTCCAAGGAAATTGCTTTTACTCCGGCGCGTGTGCTCATGCAGGATTTCACCGGCGTTCCCGCCGTGGTGGATCTGGCCGCCATGCGCGATGCCATGAAAGAGCTGGGCGGCGACCCTGGGTTGATTAATCCGCTGCTGCCGGCCGAGCTGGTAATTGACCACTCCGTACAGGTGGATGAGTTCGGCAGCAAGCAGGCTTTCAGCGTGAACGCTGCGCTGGAGTTCCAGCGCAACCGCGAGCGCTATGCATTCTTGCGCTGGGGACAATCGGCGTTTCGCAACCTTGCCATTGTGCCTCCCGATATGGGAATCGTACACCAGATCAACCTGGAATACCTGGCGCGCGTGGTTTTCGTGAATACAGAAAAGGGCAAGGCGGCGGCTTATCCTGACACGCTGGTGGGCACCGATTCGCACACCACCATGATCAACGGCCTGGGCGTGCTGGGATGGGGCGTGGGCGGCATCGAGGCCGAGGCCGCCATGCTGGGGCAGCCGGTTTCCATGCTGATTCCGCAAGTGGTGGGCTTCCGTCTGAGCGGCGCGCTGCACGAGGGCGCGACCGCGACTGACCTCGTCCTCACCGTAACTGAGTTGCTGCGCAAAACCGGCGTGGTGGGCAAATTTGTGGAGTTCTTTGGGCCGGGCCTCTCCACGCTGCCGCTGGCCGATAGGGCGACCATTGGCAATATGTCCCCCGAGTACGGCGCGACCTGCGGCATCTTCCCCGTGGATGAAGAAACCCTGCGCTACCTGCGCATGACGGGACGCTCGGAAGAGCAAATCGGATTGGTGGAAGCCTACTGCAAAGAACAAGGCCTGTTCCACACCAGGCAATCTGCCGAACCGGTGTATTCGCAGGTCGTGGAACTCGATTTGGCGACCGTGGAACCGAGCATTGCTGGTCCCAAGAGACCGCAGGACCGCGTGCCGCTCTCGCAGGCGCGCAAATCGTTCCACGATGCCCTGCCTTCTCTGCGCAAACCCGGCTCGAACAACAACGGGGTACGGCGATTGGAATCTGAGGGCGGTGGTGGAACCGCCGTGGGATCAGAGGATGTGCGGCACGCGCAGAAATCTGCAGTAGCGGAGATGGAAGAGCTCAGCCACGGTTCAGTGGTAATTGCCGCCATCACCAGTTGCACCAACACATCGAATCCGTCGGTGATGGTTGCTGCCGGTCTGCTGGCCAAAAAAGCAGTGGAGCGCGGACTCAAGACTCCTCCCTGGGTCAAGACTTCGCTCGCCCCGGGCTCGCGCGTGGTGACCGATTACTTTAGAAAAGCCGGACTCGAAAAATACCTGGACGAGTTGCGCTTCAACACCGTGGGCTACGGCTGCACCACGTGCATTGGCAACTCGGGCCCGCTGCCCGCGGAGATCACCCAGCAAATCGCCGAGCATGACCTGGTTGTGGCCTCGGTGCTGAGCGGAAACCGCAACTTCGAAGGACGCATCCAGTCTGAGGTGCGCGCCAACTATCTTATGTCCCCGCCGCTGGTGGTGGCTTATGCCCTCGCCGGACACATTGAGAAAGACCTTGTCACCGAGCCCCTGGGCACAGGCAAAGATGGCAAGCCGGTTTATCTGAAAGAAATTTGGCCGACGCAAAAAGAAGTCGCGGAAACCGTGCTGGGATGTATTGACTCCGAAATGTTCCGCAAAAACTACGCGGAAATTTTTGCCGGCGACGACTTGTGGAAGAGCATGAAAGTTCCTGGTGGCGAAACTTTTGCCTGGGACCCGAAATCAACCTACATCAAGCGCGCTCCTTATTTCGACAATATGCCGAAGACGCCGGGCGCGGTGCAGGATATCCGCAAAGCGCGCGTGCTGGCCAAGTTGGGCGACAGCGTTACCACCGATCACATCTCGCCCGCCGGATCCATCAAACCCGCCAGCACCGCGGGAAAATATCTGATCGAACACGGCGTCTCTGTCGGCGACTTCAACTCCTACGGCTCGCGACGCGGCAACCACGAGGTCATGGTACGCGGAACCTTTGCCAACACGCGGCTGCGCAACCTGGTTGCGCCCGGCACCGAGGGCGGCGTGACTCGGCATCTGCCTGACGGTAAACCGATGTCCATCTTCGAGGCGTCGGAGCTATACAAGCAAGAGGGCGTGCCGCTGGTCATTCTTGCTGGAAAAGAATACGGCTCGGGCTCTTCGCGCGACTGGGCCGGCAAAGGACCGTCGTTGCTGGGCGTGAAGGCAGTCATCGCCGAGAGCTATGAGCGAATCCATCGCTCGAACCTGGTGGGCATGGGTGTGTTGCCATTGCAGTTCCTGTCCAAAGAAAATGCCGACTCTCTCGGCCTCAGCGGCGAAGAGGTTTTCGAGATCAGTGGCATCGCCAGCCTGCTGAACGGCGAGTTCAAAAGCGGCGAGAAGGTGAAGGTCAGCGCCGTGCAGACCGGCGGAAAGACCGTTGATTTCCAAGCTCTGGTGCGCATTGATACGCCGCAAGAGGCGCTCTACTATCGCCACGGCGGAATCCTGCAGTACGTGCTGCGGCAGTTATTGAATAAGCAGAGCTAA
- a CDS encoding DUF4261 domain-containing protein: MAVSIALVALGADAKISIADVQRDLNTNWSNLPDAEGIEEKDGIFSFRISGSDIFLASMQAPIPWSDLEGPCATSILWPDAAKQLREHKSHWMVTISADSPPVERAKLLTQVTAAVIGTCPAAIGVYWGGAALVIPRKIFLAFATKILPQGPPIQIWVDFRVGRNPQGKSSGFTQGLAPLGFMELETENSSESPAKLRERLSLIATYLLEKGPVIRDRDTIGEDKKERIRVVYSKSAFGHPKTVMRLDYEAI; the protein is encoded by the coding sequence GTGGCGGTTTCGATAGCCTTGGTTGCGCTTGGCGCGGACGCGAAAATTTCTATCGCCGATGTTCAACGCGACCTCAACACAAACTGGTCCAATCTGCCGGATGCCGAAGGCATAGAGGAAAAGGATGGCATTTTCTCATTTCGCATCTCTGGTTCAGACATTTTTCTGGCGTCGATGCAGGCGCCCATTCCGTGGTCTGATTTGGAAGGTCCGTGTGCCACCAGCATTCTTTGGCCGGATGCTGCAAAGCAGTTGCGCGAGCACAAATCCCATTGGATGGTAACCATCTCTGCAGACTCCCCGCCCGTCGAACGTGCGAAACTGCTGACGCAGGTCACAGCGGCGGTAATAGGAACGTGTCCGGCCGCGATCGGAGTCTACTGGGGAGGCGCAGCACTCGTGATTCCCCGCAAAATCTTCCTGGCCTTTGCCACCAAAATACTTCCTCAGGGACCGCCAATTCAGATCTGGGTTGATTTTCGCGTAGGCCGCAACCCGCAGGGCAAATCCTCCGGATTCACGCAAGGGCTTGCTCCTCTGGGATTCATGGAATTGGAAACCGAGAACTCCTCTGAGTCCCCAGCCAAGCTTCGCGAGCGCTTGTCTTTGATTGCAACATACCTGCTTGAAAAGGGGCCTGTAATTCGGGACCGGGATACAATTGGCGAAGATAAGAAAGAAAGAATCCGGGTTGTATATTCCAAGTCCGCGTTCGGGCATCCTAAAACGGTAATGCGCCTAGACTACGAAGCGATTTAA